The Ignicoccus hospitalis KIN4/I genome includes the window GTTCCACCTTGGTCGCCGTGGTAGACCCCGGGGTGGGGAGCGAGAGGGAAGCGGTGGCAGCGCGCGTAGGGGGGAGGTTCCTCATAGGCCCCAACAACGGCCTCCTGTGGCTGGCGGCGCAGGAGCTGGGCTTGGAGAAGGCGGTTAGGATAGAGAAGAAGCTAGTAAGGTATTCTTCTCACACCTTCCACGGTCGCGACCTCTTCGTCCCGGCGGGGGCGTTCTTGGAGTGCGGCGGGGGCTTGGAGGAGCTCGGCCCCGAGACCTCTCTGACCCCCCTCCCCTTCGAGCTCTACGCCAAGCTAGGGGACAAGAGGGTGGAGACCGTAGCAGTTTACGTAGACCGTTTCGGCAACGTCATGACTTGGGCGAAAGAAGCCCCCTTCGAGCTCGGAGAGCTTGTAAGAGTGAACGGGAGGCCAGCCCGCTTCGTCAGGACGTTTTCTGAGGTCAAGCCGGGGGAGCTGGCAGTTTACATAAACAGCTTCGGCTACCTAGAGGTGGCCCAGTACATGGGCGACGCGTCGAAGAGCTTAGGCTTGAGGCCCGGAGACCCGGTGGTGGTGGAGGCTTGAGGGCGCTTTTCCCCGGGAGGTTTCAGCCCTTCCACAAGGGCC containing:
- a CDS encoding SAM hydrolase/SAM-dependent halogenase family protein, which codes for MLALITDYGYKDVYAGILKIVAKEVCKDAEIIDVTHGIEPFNVLEGAVATLVAAKHLPEGSTLVAVVDPGVGSEREAVAARVGGRFLIGPNNGLLWLAAQELGLEKAVRIEKKLVRYSSHTFHGRDLFVPAGAFLECGGGLEELGPETSLTPLPFELYAKLGDKRVETVAVYVDRFGNVMTWAKEAPFELGELVRVNGRPARFVRTFSEVKPGELAVYINSFGYLEVAQYMGDASKSLGLRPGDPVVVEA